Proteins from one Methanobrevibacter sp. genomic window:
- a CDS encoding 4Fe-4S binding protein — translation MVDEDKCTACGNCKEICPKGGYIWTIDKVAHVSNLDYCHVCTLCAMKCGPDAIKIMRNAPDE, via the coding sequence ATAGTTGATGAGGACAAATGCACCGCATGTGGAAATTGCAAGGAAATTTGCCCTAAAGGTGGATATATTTGGACAATTGATAAGGTTGCACATGTATCAAACCTGGATTATTGTCATGTTTGTACATTATGTGCAATGAAATGCGGTCCAGATGCAATTAAAATTATGAGAAATGCGCCAGATGAATGA
- the hisB gene encoding imidazoleglycerol-phosphate dehydratase HisB — protein sequence MTRTAKVSRKTSETDIEIEMNIDGSGKYEIDTGVNFFNHMLESFSKHSFIDLKIKAIGDIEIDDHHTVEDVGILLGEAFAEAIGDKKGIRRMGHAIVPMDDSVATVAIDISGRSYCNMKLDFKCDKIGDLSSDVVVHFFESFASSGKINVYGTCEGSNDHHKCEALFKAFAKSLYDACKIEHDEILSTKGVL from the coding sequence ATGACTAGAACAGCTAAAGTTTCAAGAAAGACATCTGAAACAGATATTGAAATAGAAATGAATATTGATGGAAGCGGAAAATATGAAATTGACACCGGAGTCAATTTCTTCAACCACATGCTGGAATCATTTTCAAAACACAGCTTCATTGATTTGAAGATCAAGGCAATAGGTGACATTGAAATAGATGACCACCACACTGTGGAAGATGTTGGCATATTGTTAGGTGAGGCTTTTGCTGAAGCTATTGGCGATAAGAAAGGAATCAGAAGAATGGGCCATGCGATTGTCCCTATGGATGATTCCGTTGCAACAGTTGCCATAGACATCAGCGGCCGCAGCTACTGCAATATGAAGCTTGACTTTAAATGCGATAAGATCGGTGATTTGAGCAGTGATGTTGTAGTTCACTTCTTTGAGTCATTTGCCTCAAGCGGAAAGATCAATGTCTATGGAACCTGTGAAGGTTCAAATGACCACCACAAATGCGAAGCTCTTTTCAAGGCATTTGCAAAATCATTGTATGATGCATGTAAGATAGAGCATGATGAGATCTTAAGTACAAAAGGCGTATTGTAA